One Lycium barbarum isolate Lr01 chromosome 5, ASM1917538v2, whole genome shotgun sequence genomic window carries:
- the LOC132640394 gene encoding uncharacterized protein LOC132640394, translating to MGLAAATAGITLLQHLLQELNVPLPAAPKLWLLIVDRLLKWGIQADPKCALCHYHDEYLGHMFVQCPFARNLWKRLLDWPQGPMMAATTWDQYMSWAISNAKGKSLHTSFFKIILAECVHSIWTERNARLFEGRSTAYDAIAKVIAYSCYVRAVPVMQKYLLRFSFLVC from the exons ATGGGTTTAGCTGCTGCTACAGCTGGGATAACGTTGTTGCAACACCTTCTTCAAGAGTTAAATGTACCTCTGCCTGCTGCTCCGAAACTTTG GCTCCTAATTGTGGATAGATTGCTCAAATGGGGAATACAAGCTGATCCAAAATGTGCTTTGTGTCACTATCACGATGAATACCTGGGACATATGTTTGTGCAGTGTCCCTTTGCCAGGAACTTGTGGAAAAGATTGCTGGATTGGCCACAGGGACCAATGATGGCTGCTACTACATGGGATCAGTATATGAGCTGGGCTATTTCAAATGCTAAAGGGAAGTCTCTTCATACCAGCTTCTTTAAAATCATCTTGGCTGAATGTGTACACTCTATCTGGACTGAAAGAAATGCCAGACTCTTTGAAGGAAGGTCAACTGCCTATGATGCCATTGCTAAAGTCATTGCCTACTCCTGTTATGTCAGAGCCGTACCAGTTATGCAGAAATACCTTCTTAGATTTTCTTTCTTAGTTTGCTAG
- the LOC132640393 gene encoding F-box protein At2g26160-like, which translates to MAQEMPDWSELQHDLLVLIRRRINLIEDFLNFGIVCKSWHSVPTKNNFNSDLPRIPWLMLAEEEEDKDCRKFFSLYNGMILNKRIPKATGKRCMESMGWLITVGKDEGEISLLHPFSGVQIQLPHQNTTEDYDEHETGFPFTFIRKAVLSASPSHTSDFVLMVVEGNLRFLSFWRPADSRWTRIGWVAADHSPFVDVVYFNGHFYAVNYRCQVVVCDVAGPEPTKKSHIVTQLPFDPLEVIGNLYILESLGSLFVVVRDDVCVKAVKDDCDTRMRFPLTYVPWEGASGLQDGEKLIYGTTAFRVFQVDIAVDGKVKVTQTKELGDRAFFLGANSSLSIQASQFPGIKPNHIYFTDDFFESYLIFAEGGGLDMGVCNLADGSIQLHYEAVSLSPVCPPTWVTPTLY; encoded by the coding sequence ATGGCTCAAGAGATGCCTGATTGGTCGGAACTTCAACACGATCTGCTTGTTCTCATCCGTAGGCGTATCAATTTGATTGAAGATTTCCTAAATTTTGGCATTGTATGCAAATCCTGGCACTCAGTACCTACCAAGAACAATTTTAACAGTGACCTGCCTAGAATTCCATGGCTGATGTTAGCTGAAGAGGAAGAAGATAAAGACTGTCGAAAATTCTTCAGTCTCTATAATGGTATGATTTTGAATAAGCGGATTCCTAAAGCCACTGGAAAACGATGTATGGAGTCCATGGGTTGGCTTATCACTGTCGGAAAAGACGAGGGTGAAATCAGTTTACTACATCCTTTCTCCGGTGTTCAGATTCAATTGCCGCATCAAAATACCACAGAAGATTACGACGAACACGAGACTGGATTTCCATTTACGTTTATTCGTAAGGCGGTTTTGTCAGCTAGTCCTTCTCATACATCTGACTTCGTTCTCATGGTCGTTGAGGGAAACCTTAGATTCCTCAGTTTTTGGCGACCTGCTGATTCGAGATGGACCCGGATTGGTTGGGTTGCGGCCGACCACTCTCCATTTGTTGATGTGGTATATTTTAATGGCCACTTTTATGCTGTCAATTATCGCTGCCAGGTCGTAGTTTGTGATGTTGCTGGCCCTGAACCCACTAAAAAAAGTCATATTGTGACGCAGCTACCATTTGATCCTCTAGAAGTTATAGGTAACTTATACATCCTAGAATCACTAGGATCATTATTTGTAGTTGTGAGAGATGATGTTTGCGTAAAAGCCGTCAAAGATGATTGTGACACAAGGATGAGGTTTCCATTGACGTACGTTCCCTGGGAAGGTGCGTCGGGGCTTCAGGATGGGGAGAAGCTTATATATGGGACAACAGCTTTTCGAGTTTTCCAGGTGGATATAGCTGTTGATGGCAAAGTAAAAGTAACGCAAACCAAGGAATTAGGGGACAGAGCTTTTTTCCTGGGTGCTAATTCTTCTCTTTCTATCCAAGCATCTCAATTTCCAGGAATCAAGCCCAATCATATTTATTTTACAGACGATTTTTTCGAATCATATCTCATTTTTGCAGAAGGAGGAGGCTTGGACATGGGGGTTTGCAACTTAGCGGATGGCAGCATCCAGCTGCATTATGAGGCTGTTTCCCTCAGTCCTGTTTGTCCTCCGACTTGGGTCACACCAACTTTGTATTAG